The sequence ATAAAGTTTTTGTTGAGTTTTGACATGCCCTTAAATCCATATTCTAGGACAGTGAAGGGTCTTATTTAAGCCTATACCGTAGAAGGGAACTGGGGTGCATGGAGCTTAATTTACATCAGCTCTTGACTGTTTCCACTTTGAAAAATAGTCAAATGATTGTCTaggccagtgattcccaaacattttctcccatggaccacttgaaaattgctgagaatcTTGGTGGACCTCTTAAATTacgtttctgcctgttgtagcaattggcatgcattgtgctagatgctgtatgattttaaattgtattcttaGTCATTCTGTGGACCATCTGTATGAAGAtcacagaccagtttgggaacccctagtcTAGATTTCAGACAAACTATATTAAAGAAAGTGCACAGTATTTTACTTTTCTTCTCCACTAAGATACCTCATAGTATGGCTCATGCTTCGAGATGGGAGCTTTATCAATCCTTTACATCTGTGTAGAATTTTCGCACTGTCACCTGTATTATGCATAGACAGATTCATCAGATTTTCCTTTGATATGGTCAAAGTCAGTGTGAGGTGTTTTTACAACtggggtgaggaatcttttttctaTCGAGGGCTTCATTTCCCTGGGAATAATCTGTTGCTGACTGCGTGCCAGCcgtaggcagggccagaagccAAAGTGGGTGGGGGTACCTCTTTCTCTCCgccacacttttttcctcccctccttcctcccccatgagattaggccaatggctgcaggttgcccacctgTTTACAGGATCAATTTTAGATACTGACCTCTTCATTTGCAAACGGGTCATAAAGCTATCACTAtttactagccataatggctacattctgcctccactgtcggaggcaacaTACCTcacgaataccagctgctgggaactcCAAGTGTTGAGAGTATTGttttgctcaggttctgcttgcgggcttcccatgagcgTTTGGCTGACTGTTATGAGAACAGAGATGGAACTTTGGCTTgactcagcaggctcttcttataaggtaagtgatagagcatctgctttgcatgcaatagatcccaggttcaatccttcacatctccaggtagggccaagacgactcctgaaatcctggaaaggcaCTGCTAGTaaatgtagacaatacagagctagatggaccaatgatcttgcTCAGTATAGTGCAGCTTCTTTTGTGTCAGCAACAGCAAGTTATTTTATTGTGCACAAGGTGTACTCCAGCTTTCACTGGCTTGCCCTGCCGTGACAACAGCCATGCCTGGATTCGCACAAACATTATATTCATTAAGCAAAATTAACATGGCAAATTTACCCCGAGTTCACTTCACCATATCAACAAATAATGTGAAAGGGTGAAATAGGAAGTCATATGAAAGAAAGGTATTTAAGAATAGCATTTATTTCCTCATATCCACTAACAGGACTTTATGCGGGTGATTTTGTAGCTAAATATGCCATTTAAAAAGCAATCCATTTCACAAGTTTCAACAAATTTAACGCAGTTAAAATAGACAAGCACAGCGTTCTTACAAGACTTTATATACACTAGATGTTTTATGTGACGGATGTATGGGGGAGAAGAATAAAGTGATCATCCTAATGAGtttatataacattttaaatGGGATATACATGTTATTTCAATCACCAAGCAAAAAACTAaatataaacatattttaaatcaaGTTTTGCTTCAATAAAGTTTGAGATGAATCATCTCAAAAACATACTTGAGAACGGGAGGTTCAAGCAAAGTTGTACAGAGCCAACCTAAATATGTCATTGGAACAAATCCATTTGTCATTAATGTTCTTGAGAACAAACAACTGGTGAAATCCCATCACCGGATCATCATCCACCTATGTAAAAAGAGGAGGACACATTTAGCTCCGGCATGAACATGGTCATCATGTAAATAAAATCCCCACAGTAGTTTAAACCTGTAAGCAAATTACAACCAAATCTAAGCCCTTctaaatctcattgatttcagtggtgaGATAAATCAATGAGATCTTACAATATATTGTTTTGACTGGATTGtactttctgtttctttttatgtGACAGATGTACCTTATAGCAtcaaacacatacacaaacactttCCATTTGTACTGCTTGGTTTATGATATTTTGATTAAATAACAAAAATCTGTCTGGATGCTTTAATACTTCAGCTTTAATGTAGAGGTAGTAAAAGATTTCAAAGCTTTGTACATATGCTAAGCAAACATACAATTAATTTCCACTCTTACCTTCAGCTGACCAACCACCATACTAAGAATACAATTGTCAGGAGCTGGCTGATGATCTTGGGATGTTATGTTGTGCTGAATTTTTTGGAAAGGGAGTCTCTATTTTTGAAAAGAGAAACAGTGTTAAACCTGCTACCTTAGTAGGATCATACGAAGTACAAACCCCTGAGAAACAGAGCGAGTCAGCCAATCAGTTCTCTCCTTTCACTCCCTCAATTAAACGATTGGGTTTAATTATTTAAAATCATTAAGAAGACAGACAGCAAGCTACCTACTGATGTTAAGTGGGAACATACCATAAGTTTTTCCATGATTGATGCTTTTCCTTGGAACTGCTGCCCTTCCCAAGACAAACATGAAGCATCTGTCTGCAAAAAGGTGTATGTTACCAAAATCTATACATTACAAAGTCCAAAGAAAAGCAAAGTACACAAATGCATAATCCCAAAGCAACCCCCCAAAGCAAGATGCCTTCAGCAAACCCCACTCCTCACCCTACTCAGCTTGCACCCCAAAGTTTGGCAAAGCCTCTAGCAATATTTCTAGGTCCTTGGCGCAAATTGCAAGCACTTCACACTGGGGGAGGAGGGAACATTGTAGCAAATAAGAACATGCACTATTTATATCTGAATATTCAGAAAACCCCCATTTCAGAATTCTACCTtcaactgaaaatgaaatggactgccttcaagtcgattctgacttatggcgaccctatgaatagggtgttcatggtaagcggtattcagagggggtttaccattgcctccctctgaggctagtcctctccagctggctagggcccgctcagcttgccacagctgcacaagccagcgccttccttgtctgcaactgccagctggggggcaactgggctccttgggactatgcagcttgcccacggctacacaggtggcagggcacgtaacccctgagccactctctgtgggggtgatctttagctggcccttgatacccaggagacataCGCAGGGATTTgaattcccagccaggctctcctccccattgtgctataccagctgtcactagcagtaacaaaaacaaagtggaatCTAAAATTTACACTttaagcaacagcagcaacaacaacatcagaTTAATAACCTTGAATTTGATTAGGCACCTGAATCACATATCACCTTTTGCTGCTTTAGTAGAACATACAAAGATCCCAAGTCAGAAACCTATCCATGATCAAGgaagaaatagtctaaataaagaTATATTGATACATACATAAAGAGAACCTAGTTGTTCCCTATTGGTGTCAAACTGTTGATAATACAGTTGTATAAAGCTTGTTCCAATTTGCTCCCAAATAGGTCTTTCTGCCATTTTACACACCTACAAAGGAAAACAAATGTTAGGCATTTTAATTAACATAATTAACACCTAGACAGTCACAAGCTCACCCACAATGGAACCATGACTAGCAGTACAAATGCACTAACATATTGCAACATAAGTCAGTTACAATCACACTGAATTTAGGAAAAGGATGGTACATGTGTTATGAAAGTTTGGTAAGAACTCAGATTTGAAAAtttcaattacttatttttctttTGCGTATCTTTTTGTCTAGAAAGGCACTGAAGTCCCAGGGGCAGAATCCAGGACACAGATGGCCCACCAACAAAACAATGCTGCTCCTTACCTCCCCCACAACAAATTATCTTCTGGCCCACACCTTTGTGTTTATCTGtacattcttcaacattttcactTGTACTTATGTCTGgtctgggggagaaattagattcagttcacatttaaaggtgaaactactaaattcacactttccaaaacaatgagaaccaaaaaaacagccatccctcaaaattcagttctccaaattgtatgatgcagttctccaaccaagcaatgtttacaaaaatgcatacattagggggaaatgtgcacaaaaatgaatatatatgtaaaaataacacaaaaatgcattatattagggaatacggtttgcaaaaatatgtacattagtcaaaactgtatacgaaaatttgtttattaggagaaaattgaaTTAAAATTTTAAGAATTTtcacagaggatttttttttctaaaaaaattgcaaattgctgcaggactgTGGAAAActgttaagattggaaaatgaaacACAGAGAGAACTAAAAGTTATAGATCTACCCATTCCTACTTTGGACACCTTTTAGCTTCACAACAGTATTTAGTTACCCCAATATTTATTGATCCAATAATCCAATAATAGTTACAAATGATTTACAAATTTGATCTGGGGTGCGCTATATACCATCCTACACTCTAGACACTAAAACATAGTCTAAGATTACTGTACACAAATAACACAATGAAAAAACATAACATCTTTGCAATACCTAAATGTGAAAGCAAGGGATGGTTAaaaagaggtgaaggaggaaaaCATATAATACAAATTGATTTGCCATTATTAAGACATGATCTCCCCTGTGCTCAGAGGACATTTTTAAGTCCCACTATgctaagtgagacttacttccaagtaggggaaattcaattcagttcatatttaaagccaaatttaacaaatttgcacttttcaaaacaaattgagaaccgaaacacaggcatccttcaaaattcacacgtatctgaattttgcaatgcagttctccaaagaaacatttacaaaaatgcaaactcTAGGGACATGTGTACAAAACCTGAAtgtattagttaaaataacatacaaaatggcaTTATGTTACaataatttcttgcaaaaattcaTACATTAGTCAAATTTCctgcaaatgtatttattaggagaaattcacactaaaatctgaagaattttcatgagattttttaaaaaatatttgcaaattgctgcagaaatgtggagaactgaatatgagattagaaaaatgagaaactgagagaactgaaacacagatgcTTCCATCCCCACTCCCAAGTAATTGCACATCAGATAAATTCCAGTGACTCATTTTCATGTACAGCTGTGGATCACAGTCTTAGCTTAGACTCTTATGCAGTTACATGATGTGAGAATAAATCCCCTAAAACATAGTAGAATTTACTAAGgataaacatgaataggattgcacttgCCTCCGGAAACACTCAGGAGTAGAAATTGAAATTGGTGGAACCTACCTATATCATTTGGCTGCATAATCCAATCAAACCTTTCTTGGGAGTAATCGCTACCCAACTCAGTGAGACATTCACATAAACATCCACAGGATCAGGCTGTAAAGCTGCAGTCCCTTGCGCACGTGTTAAAAGTCAGTCCCCTGGAATGTAGTGGAATTTACTGATCAACAAACGTGCACAGAATGAGGCTGCAGTTTTACagatgcttacttggaagtctcactgaattcattgGCTCTTGCTTCTGCATATACAGGCGTCAGATCATCAGGAGATATAGATTCAATTACATATGGACTTACTTGGTAGTACGAATCTCAGATCAAAGTAAACCTTCATAAGATCGGGCTGCGCGAACTACAAACTTCTTTGAAAGGGTTCCTCTAGGTTGGACACCCCACGTGCCGACTAGAAGTTGATACCCTTTCCATTTAAGCATAAAGTAGCTTGGCACCCATTTTCATTTAAAGGTTGCCAGTGGAAACTGACCGTTGTTCCATGGTCTGAACTTGTTGATAATGCAACAATGGAGTTTCTCTTCACCCGCCAGCGCGGTCATTCCCCTCCCACTTTTGCAAAGGCCACGTGCTACGGCCCCGGCGTCTCGCTGGAGCCCTgttttgatgggggggggaggaggcgcTACTCCGGCAAATGCTAGGGGGACTCCGAGAAAAGCGAGCGTAAGGAAGCAACATGAGAAACTCGTCCGCATCCAGGACAAGGAGCTGCACAGGAGAGAAGCTCCGCACGTGCAGAGCagatcgtttttttaaaaaacagaaaacacaGCCATGCATTCCCTTCGGAACCTACACCCCCTTTCAAACTATACAGATCCCAGCCAGCCCTACAACCCACGGGCATTAGCGTACAAAGGCCGCTGTTTGTGCCCCAGGCGTGGATTTCACCGCCCAAGCGCTCGACTCACCCAGCAGCTCACACGCCTGCTGTAGTCGCCTGCGCGTATCTCCTGCCAGCTCGATTCTAACCCACTTTTATCTCCACCCTATCGTTAGCAGCCTACAAAAAAACAGAAACTGTTTCGTTTTCAGCTACTGCCCTAGATGAACAAACCCAGTGCGCAGACTAAAGGGGCACTTCTGAAACTGGACTACAAAGGGCTTGAAACGCACGTGAGGATGGCTAGCCGTCCTCTTCATGGCTAGGTAAATAAGCATATAGAATCGACCCTCATTTAGGGTGCTGAAACTCACACAAATAGCAGCTATCTAGGAATTCAGAGCCATTAGAAGTCTCCTTCCTCCCCACAATAAACTTTTCCGCACCCCCACCTGCTGAATCAGCCGCTTCTATCCAACAAACACGTGGGTCAACGATGACAACTCCCTACAACCAGCAGGTGGCGCCCAGACCAGGCGACATAAACTTAATACATCACATCTTCTTCGGCCAATGGTAGCCTGAACACCGCCTACTATACCGGTCTTCGAATGCTCGGCTGGTTTTGATGTTCGTTTCTGAAACTAAAACCGCATGTTGGAGATGCTTCATCGCTCTATTGATCGTAAAGCTAGGTTTACAGATATAGGATGAGCTATGAAGAATTTATGGCATGAAATAGGTAAAAGGAAGTATTTTTGGACCAATTTCTAGTTATGAGTGTGCACTTTTTCAACACTTTCGAGGAGGTAAAGGCTTTGCATAAAAAAAGTTAATAGCACAATAAGTTTTAGGCTGTGAAGTGCGACAGGACTCCTCTCCGGACtctctgctttaatttttttttttaaaaaataagtttctaggtggtctggttcccgagatatacaccaaaacgtcagccgccccctcaactgtttaatctgtttattaacggatctgtatagcagctcttagcagagcttagaaaacttacttttttaaaactacaacccccatcagccccagccagcatggccactggattgggctgatgggagttgtagttcaaaagaataactttcccaagctggggctctaaccccgccctttatttatttatttatttatttatttatttgttaaatttctataccgcccgactagcatagctctctgggcggtgtacaacagagaaataatacaacaaagaaatataaatatacacagtatataagtagccaaacaataataataaacaacaaactaatgaaaacatctcaataaatatacaactaAGCAATctccacacacttcacaacagtgtctaacaaaaatatgctgtagtccaaataacagcaaaaatgaatctccaaaattaaatcttgaccccaaaaacaactaaaaaacaactaaccccagtagtctatagacatcccgagcagcaggttcacgcgcacatacacacacacatggtctctggccccttcagcagttgctgtttttgtagctggagagagacagggccccacccttccaggccaggtggaaattagccagaaatgcagggagcaggtcttgcagaaactcacacaggtagatggtctctggccccttcagcaattgctgtttttgtagctggagagagacaatcctttcaggattgtagccaataagggaagccagggttgtgatttgtgcttgggcttcattgcaacgtcagaaaatggtgtttTTTCAGATCTTCTGTTTCAgtaataagtaagaatatggctcaaagttttttttctcttgtgtgccccaggctgaccctgggctgttggagagggcagtgctttgaaaaccttgtcaatatgaaagtatttaatccaatacttgcttttaatgctaatcctatgtacctggagtaaaccccattgaattcattaggacttacttttgagtagacatggttaggattgtgctgtaaattaatgggacttctgagtaaacataacaaagaattttgtttgtgttgttaatctttccctctctctccaatccaatttttaaagcaattaggcagggtttatctaggtatcacatttttttatgtaggaaactaatactgatcttttaaaaaaatgttctgcaatgaccaactggtttgacaataaacaatatggggtgtatttttacaagtgtatgtgtgtatggagtctttccaacaatcctgtgaggtagggttggtgattggaaaccaaggcagctcacaataagaaataaatccctttaataaccataaaacaagtataaacagttgcaaaacagcttatagtggcatgattctgaattttgggttgggtgaatgaagtttatttatttattttgccagggcggcaaacaaaagcactaaaacactttaaaaatcataaaaacagactttaaaatatattaaaacaaaactgatttaaaaacatttttaaaagctgtgactccaaaaattatttgtgtattttatttacaacagttatatactgctttattgtaaaaaatctcaaagtggtttacaggaagaattaaaacaataaaattattggcaaaaacaaagtcatgtattgaaaaacattcaaatgaataaaaccaacaatgagttaaaaacagatttaaaaacacaatagcttttacatgcgtggataggcttgcctaaagaaaaatgattttagcaggtgctgaaaaggagcgtttgcctaatgtcaataggcaaggagttccaaagtgtaggtgttgccactttgttgttgttgttatgtgccttcaagtcaattacgacgtatggcgaccctatgaatcagcgacttccaatagcatttgtcatggaacaccctgttcagatcttgtaagttcaggactgtagctttctttatggaatcaatccatctcttttttggtcttcctctttttctactctcttctgtttttctgtattgtcttttctaatgaatcatgtcttctcattatgtgtccaaagtatgatatgtgtccaaagtcagaggaaggcaatggtaaaccacctctgaatacctcttaccacgaaaaccctatgaacagagtatccaaaatgctgccactttacaggaccgatttcttacaagagcagaacaagtactatgtggcacccataacatggaaagcacagcttgaacttggcctggtagcaaatcagcaaccaatgcagatttcagagcagaggtattatgtactgataggatctcactcatgtcagcaatcatgccccagcattctgcattaactgagtggctgccaggccaggattttttagttttggttttcagttatgaatcctgactggttgtgggatgctaagttgtctgccttactcataggaatattgttgtggttggtatggtattgcatttaggaaaccatcactgtcttttgtttttcattttctgtttgcatttcatttacctttaacctcactcccttacagccatagaagcaacagcagtggttgaatgtgctcagctcaaccccctaaaacccactgatgatgcaccttgtcggttgcatggcagtttgtttcttgcccaatagtggtaaaagagaattcacatatttgaaagtgtggctggagttgttgttcccaagctgctgcctgttttctctctgtcaattattactcactggaattgggttggctgtcaaagtgagtttatagcagcccaaagggtagacagaaagggtaagaatcttcttactctcactcatttctcagacctctttctgaagtgaagggtcaaatctgtaaagaagtttggagcagccacattacaagataagggcagggcattccaggcagggggttgccaaccctgcttggatatggatctctttgcaaaggatccctagtcaagctttaccaacagcacaatccaaactgctcagaagtaagtcctgttgagttgtatggggcttagtcccttagt is a genomic window of Rhineura floridana isolate rRhiFlo1 chromosome 1, rRhiFlo1.hap2, whole genome shotgun sequence containing:
- the LOC133366678 gene encoding nuclear transport factor 2-like isoform X2 gives rise to the protein MAERPIWEQIGTSFIQLYYQQFDTNREQLGSLYTDASCLSWEGQQFQGKASIMEKLMRLPFQKIQHNITSQDHQPAPDNCILSMVVGQLKVDDDPVMGFHQLFVLKNINDKWICSNDIFRLALYNFA
- the LOC133366678 gene encoding nuclear transport factor 2-like isoform X1, which produces MLKNVQINTKVCKMAERPIWEQIGTSFIQLYYQQFDTNREQLGSLYTDASCLSWEGQQFQGKASIMEKLMRLPFQKIQHNITSQDHQPAPDNCILSMVVGQLKVDDDPVMGFHQLFVLKNINDKWICSNDIFRLALYNFA